One genomic segment of Pirellulaceae bacterium includes these proteins:
- a CDS encoding CRTAC1 family protein, which produces MIKKHWSVMNSQPPGGCWVMVFLAIGLSAGLGCRQSSEEALQANSTEVLSATVSKEPRVQPASHTKMLMRLRQIADKAPTEHPWLGSKNVEVWKNRLAAMDPQTNFKHWLIGYVRLAREEAKQGSEADAIDTLTKAYELLPKLSGKIPLEAENELRYRLALAYLRLGESQNCCAQNTADSCIMPIRGEGIHRRRQGSKQAIQFFEEVLANASTTSPVWLKSKWLLNLAHMTIEGYPHDVPHEYRISPDVFNSDEAWPRFVNVAPKMDLETFNLLGGVIVDDFNGDLHLDIMASTYDPTGQMRCFLSNGDGSFNDATEESQLAGILGGINMEQADYNNDGHVDIFVFRGAWCGESGRHPNSLLRNNGDGTFSDVTFAAGLESKSHPTQTGAWADYDNDGYLDLYVGNEHYGDVHAPSQLFHNNGDGTFTDVAASAGVENWRFAKGVSWGDYDHDRFPDLYVSNMLGLNRLYHNQGDGTFVDVAEQAGVALPKASFPTWFWDYNNDGHLDIYVATNLGGSKSLANVVDSYMGVSFKGETARLYQGNGSGRFRDVARQANLEQHVLPMGVNFGDLDNDGYLDFYLGTGYPDYEALMPNVMYHNQGGERFADITFSGGFGHLQKGHGIAFADLDNDGDQDVYAQLGGAYPGDRFSDALFENPGSANHWIAVRLIGTQSNRSAIGAQIKVTIDGRDSQIFRTVNSGGSFGANPLRQTIGIGKAENVQRLEIFWPTSGKTQEFHDLPADVLIRIVEDEDEFQVQNLTPVSLH; this is translated from the coding sequence GTGATTAAAAAACATTGGTCCGTTATGAATTCTCAGCCACCGGGTGGTTGCTGGGTCATGGTATTCTTGGCGATCGGGCTGTCGGCGGGCTTGGGCTGTCGGCAGAGTTCCGAGGAGGCCCTGCAAGCAAATTCAACAGAAGTGCTTTCGGCAACCGTCTCCAAAGAGCCGCGGGTTCAGCCTGCCAGCCACACCAAGATGCTAATGCGATTGCGGCAGATCGCAGACAAGGCCCCCACCGAGCATCCTTGGCTGGGATCCAAAAACGTTGAGGTTTGGAAAAACCGCTTGGCTGCCATGGATCCACAGACGAACTTCAAGCATTGGCTCATCGGGTATGTTCGATTAGCGCGAGAAGAAGCAAAACAAGGCAGCGAAGCAGACGCGATTGATACGCTCACCAAAGCCTATGAACTGCTACCGAAACTATCCGGAAAAATTCCTCTAGAGGCAGAGAACGAACTCCGTTACCGGTTGGCGCTTGCCTACCTGCGACTGGGAGAATCGCAAAATTGTTGCGCACAAAATACCGCTGACAGTTGCATCATGCCAATCCGCGGCGAGGGAATCCACCGACGGCGACAGGGTTCCAAACAAGCCATTCAATTTTTCGAAGAAGTCCTTGCAAATGCATCCACGACATCACCGGTTTGGTTGAAGTCAAAGTGGCTGCTAAACCTGGCACACATGACGATCGAGGGCTATCCGCATGATGTACCGCACGAATATCGCATCTCTCCCGACGTGTTCAATTCCGACGAGGCCTGGCCACGGTTTGTCAATGTGGCTCCGAAGATGGACCTTGAAACGTTTAACCTACTAGGTGGCGTGATTGTCGACGACTTCAACGGTGATTTGCACCTGGATATCATGGCATCCACATACGACCCTACTGGGCAAATGCGTTGCTTTCTGAGCAATGGGGACGGCTCCTTTAACGATGCCACGGAAGAGTCCCAATTGGCTGGGATACTCGGCGGCATTAACATGGAACAAGCGGACTACAATAACGACGGACATGTCGATATTTTCGTGTTCCGCGGTGCCTGGTGCGGAGAATCAGGCCGACATCCCAACTCGCTTCTGCGCAATAATGGCGATGGGACTTTCTCGGATGTAACGTTCGCGGCGGGGTTGGAGTCAAAGTCGCATCCGACACAAACTGGCGCGTGGGCCGACTACGACAACGATGGGTACCTGGACCTTTACGTTGGCAATGAACACTACGGCGACGTGCATGCTCCCAGCCAACTGTTTCACAACAATGGCGATGGTACCTTTACCGATGTGGCCGCATCCGCCGGTGTTGAGAACTGGCGATTTGCTAAGGGAGTTTCGTGGGGCGACTACGACCACGATAGATTCCCAGATTTGTACGTTTCGAATATGCTGGGTCTGAACCGCCTTTATCACAACCAGGGTGATGGCACATTTGTCGACGTGGCCGAACAGGCAGGCGTAGCACTACCCAAGGCGAGCTTCCCAACCTGGTTTTGGGACTACAACAACGATGGCCATCTTGATATCTACGTCGCCACGAACCTGGGGGGCTCAAAATCTTTGGCCAACGTCGTGGACAGCTACATGGGAGTTTCGTTCAAGGGCGAAACAGCACGTCTTTACCAAGGCAACGGGTCGGGTCGCTTCCGCGATGTCGCCCGGCAAGCGAATCTCGAACAGCACGTTTTGCCAATGGGGGTGAATTTCGGAGACCTGGACAACGACGGATATCTCGATTTCTACCTCGGCACCGGCTATCCGGACTACGAAGCATTGATGCCCAACGTGATGTACCACAATCAAGGAGGTGAGCGATTTGCAGACATCACCTTCAGTGGAGGTTTCGGGCACCTTCAAAAGGGCCACGGAATCGCCTTTGCCGACTTGGACAATGACGGCGATCAGGATGTGTACGCGCAATTGGGCGGCGCTTATCCGGGCGATCGATTTAGCGACGCCCTCTTCGAAAATCCGGGATCAGCAAATCACTGGATCGCCGTTCGGCTAATTGGTACTCAAAGCAATCGATCAGCGATCGGCGCCCAAATCAAGGTCACGATCGATGGTCGGGATTCGCAGATTTTCCGCACGGTGAATAGCGGAGGAAGCTTTGGCGCCAATCCGTTGAGGCAAACCATTGGCATAGGAAAAGCCGAGAATGTGCAGCGGCTAGAAATATTTTGGCCGACCTCTGGAAAAACCCAAGAATTCCACGACCTACCTGCGGACGTTCTAATTCGGATCGTCGAGGATGAAGACGAGTTTCAGGTCCAAAATCTGACGCCCGTGTCGCTCCACTAG
- a CDS encoding HEAT repeat domain-containing protein, with protein MSQTRFTVYITIVLCLWTTAHSLANELAHERPTGLVSHPLQNPLGLELHEVAFGWHVSGPTENQIAYEILVASNPQRLAANVGDLWESGWRQSTRHTRIVYRGTALPSNAQIGWKVRIKTKDGNVGPFSNAASFHTANHKPRDGNANPLPQTVRSRIVFLGNTLISRMDKYGYLETALTARWPRHDIIFRNLGWPADDVFGTARSEFGSDHNTQSWEPPKGEVGFGYTVLLQQVQEARPSTIFVGYGSVAAFAEDDASFQRFVTGYKRLLTALEATGATIVLLSPPRQEFLGPPLSDPAKRNVRLKRAAKTIHELARKRDHGFVDLYEKLIAENPQEHLTENGIHLSELGYRRLADVIVNELGLENHAAEVVCQDDGKVSLVRHGTVKNVVSTNRGFRFDLTADALETSSPVVIKAEGDNSLKIDGQVHTHVDDLHWHNGYAVAKSPDDEQAEELRRVIIEKNQLHRYRIRPLNKTYIFLFRRHEMGHLGYEREDLDRLVEEKEELIARLRAPRLHRYELERLEPWTAPKDYSDHYVPDHIPPPDVVAEQKSFQVAEGFQVNLFAANPMIANPINLNWDRRGRAWVSTSSTYPHLKPGHQPNDRIVILQDTNHDGRADQSTVFADGLLIPHSVMPVEGGAYVCSATELLFLADRDGDDRADERHVVYSGFGNADVHHMIHGLRSAPWGELYFLQSLYTNSFIETAWGNRRLNGGGVWRFQPAHKKLDVFARGMVNPWGLTFDEWGQSFSTDGAYYEGPIYVFPGAAFETAAGAERILPGLVAGKPKYTAAEFVSGRHMPEHWQGSLITNDFRGNRTVRYEIQEKGSGYSAMEVETVLQSSHIAFRPVDIKMGPDGALYVVDWYNAILGHGEVDFYHPDRDKSHGRIWRLTAKDRPTVPPPQIAGAKTADLLDMLKAPETWTRDQARRELTARDTSNRNVKRSSVSPARPNAAQTSADQIPDWLTSIDPHDPRAEHHRLEALWLARAVDVPNPELLDQVLASPDPRARAAAVRMTSHWFANLPDAFSQLAKAVEDDHPRVRLEAVNALRQVNSLAAANVALRSLDYPVDRDLDYAIWLTARTTQDEWLPALQAGKTVFDGNIDRMTFALSAVRNRRAIKPLIDLIRQGIIQGSEREKAIRTIAAMGDAQALGLLLNLTTDEVKLLPAIADGAATNQEVPEDTALIVDLLEHEHAQIREAAIRLSGHWIIDAAKTRLLRILSDADFSSTDRFLAADALARLGEFATLEQLAVGDKSLPIRTAAICAWAGIDPAKSAPAAVALLTNLDSPQLATLVYEAFAARKEGPEILADAISGKQLSVEIAMEGIRVAQASGRNLNTLINALTIAGSLEPVSNALTADQRRGLLAQVITIGNPTRGKAIFERKKMQCVTCHAIDNVGGKVGPDLTSIGGAMPAEALLESLLNPSSSIKQGYETVIVTRNSGSIVSGTMQRTTGDAILIRDQVGKVISIPNDDIESVDTSPISLMPQGLTSTLRRDELVDLLRYLTTLGKADQKIK; from the coding sequence ATGTCACAAACTCGCTTTACTGTTTACATCACGATCGTGCTCTGTCTTTGGACAACCGCCCATTCGTTGGCCAACGAATTAGCGCACGAACGTCCCACTGGACTTGTTTCGCATCCCCTCCAAAACCCACTGGGATTAGAGCTACATGAGGTAGCTTTTGGATGGCATGTTTCCGGTCCAACGGAAAATCAAATCGCTTACGAAATTCTCGTCGCCAGCAATCCGCAAAGACTGGCCGCCAACGTTGGCGATCTTTGGGAAAGTGGTTGGCGTCAATCGACGCGCCACACTCGCATCGTTTACCGAGGTACCGCACTACCAAGCAACGCGCAGATTGGGTGGAAAGTGCGAATCAAGACGAAAGACGGTAATGTGGGACCATTCAGCAACGCCGCCAGTTTTCACACAGCAAACCACAAACCGCGCGACGGAAACGCCAACCCTCTACCGCAAACCGTGCGTAGCCGCATTGTGTTCCTGGGCAATACGCTGATCTCACGGATGGATAAATACGGCTATTTGGAAACGGCTCTAACGGCTCGGTGGCCCCGCCACGACATTATTTTTCGAAACCTAGGCTGGCCAGCCGATGACGTGTTTGGAACCGCTCGTTCAGAATTTGGATCCGATCACAATACGCAATCCTGGGAGCCGCCCAAGGGAGAAGTAGGATTTGGGTACACGGTGCTGTTGCAACAGGTTCAGGAAGCTCGTCCGAGCACCATCTTCGTGGGCTACGGATCCGTGGCCGCATTCGCCGAGGACGACGCAAGCTTTCAACGTTTCGTCACCGGATACAAGCGATTGTTAACTGCCTTGGAAGCCACGGGGGCCACGATCGTTCTGCTCTCACCGCCACGTCAGGAATTCCTTGGCCCGCCGCTGTCCGATCCAGCGAAACGCAATGTGCGTCTGAAACGCGCCGCGAAGACAATCCATGAACTGGCGAGAAAACGAGATCACGGCTTTGTCGACCTCTACGAAAAGCTCATCGCTGAGAATCCGCAGGAACATCTGACGGAAAACGGAATTCATCTGAGTGAATTGGGCTATCGTCGCTTGGCCGACGTCATCGTGAACGAACTTGGACTTGAAAATCACGCGGCCGAGGTGGTTTGTCAAGATGATGGGAAAGTTTCGCTCGTTCGTCATGGGACGGTCAAGAATGTTGTGTCGACGAATCGTGGCTTTCGTTTCGACCTCACCGCGGATGCGTTAGAAACAAGCTCGCCTGTGGTAATCAAGGCAGAAGGCGACAACTCACTAAAGATCGATGGCCAAGTTCACACTCACGTGGACGATCTTCATTGGCACAATGGGTACGCGGTTGCAAAAAGTCCCGATGACGAACAGGCGGAAGAGCTGCGGCGCGTCATCATTGAGAAAAATCAACTTCATCGATATCGCATTCGTCCTCTCAATAAGACATACATCTTTCTCTTTCGTCGTCACGAGATGGGACACCTCGGCTACGAAAGAGAAGACCTCGACCGGTTGGTGGAAGAAAAAGAAGAGTTGATCGCTCGTCTGCGAGCGCCTCGGCTTCATCGTTACGAACTGGAACGGCTCGAACCGTGGACAGCGCCGAAAGACTATTCTGATCACTACGTGCCCGACCATATTCCGCCACCGGATGTCGTGGCGGAACAAAAGTCATTCCAGGTCGCCGAGGGCTTTCAGGTCAATCTGTTCGCCGCGAATCCCATGATCGCCAACCCAATCAACCTGAATTGGGATCGCCGTGGTCGCGCCTGGGTGTCTACAAGCTCAACCTACCCGCACCTTAAACCCGGGCATCAACCGAACGATCGCATCGTTATTCTCCAAGACACAAACCACGACGGCCGCGCGGATCAATCGACAGTATTCGCCGACGGGTTGCTGATACCTCATTCGGTGATGCCCGTTGAAGGGGGCGCCTATGTTTGCAGCGCAACGGAGCTTCTATTCCTGGCCGACCGCGATGGTGACGACCGAGCCGACGAGCGTCACGTTGTATATTCTGGCTTTGGCAACGCCGACGTCCATCACATGATTCATGGATTGCGGTCTGCTCCGTGGGGTGAACTGTATTTCCTTCAGTCGCTTTACACCAATAGCTTTATTGAAACCGCTTGGGGCAACCGCCGACTGAACGGTGGCGGAGTTTGGCGATTTCAACCGGCGCATAAAAAACTGGATGTCTTTGCGCGCGGCATGGTGAACCCCTGGGGGCTCACATTTGATGAGTGGGGTCAATCGTTCAGCACCGACGGCGCTTATTACGAAGGTCCAATTTACGTCTTCCCCGGCGCTGCCTTTGAGACCGCCGCGGGAGCTGAGCGTATCCTGCCCGGACTCGTTGCCGGAAAGCCCAAGTACACGGCAGCCGAATTCGTTTCCGGGCGACACATGCCCGAGCATTGGCAGGGTAGCCTCATCACCAACGACTTTCGCGGAAATCGTACGGTGCGGTACGAGATTCAGGAAAAAGGCAGTGGCTATTCTGCCATGGAAGTGGAAACGGTCTTGCAATCGAGCCACATTGCATTCCGTCCCGTCGACATCAAGATGGGACCAGACGGCGCCCTCTACGTCGTCGATTGGTACAACGCGATTCTCGGTCACGGCGAAGTCGATTTTTATCATCCGGACCGAGATAAATCACACGGTCGTATCTGGCGTCTTACCGCCAAGGACCGGCCTACGGTTCCTCCACCGCAAATCGCTGGCGCTAAGACCGCCGATTTGCTTGACATGCTGAAAGCTCCCGAAACATGGACGCGCGACCAAGCGCGGCGTGAATTAACAGCTCGCGACACAAGCAATCGAAATGTCAAGCGGTCGAGTGTTTCTCCGGCTCGGCCGAACGCTGCCCAAACCTCAGCTGATCAAATCCCGGATTGGTTGACATCGATCGATCCACACGACCCACGTGCCGAACATCACCGGCTAGAAGCACTCTGGTTAGCTCGAGCCGTTGACGTTCCCAACCCAGAGTTGCTCGATCAAGTGTTGGCATCTCCCGACCCTCGCGCTCGCGCTGCCGCGGTGCGAATGACATCCCACTGGTTTGCTAACTTACCCGACGCGTTCTCACAGCTCGCCAAGGCCGTAGAGGACGATCATCCGCGCGTCCGTCTAGAGGCCGTTAATGCGTTGCGCCAAGTCAACTCACTGGCAGCGGCGAACGTCGCTTTGAGATCACTCGATTATCCCGTCGATCGAGATCTCGACTACGCGATCTGGCTAACCGCCAGGACAACGCAAGACGAATGGCTACCGGCACTCCAGGCTGGAAAAACGGTATTCGACGGTAACATCGACCGCATGACGTTCGCACTGAGTGCCGTTAGGAATCGCCGCGCCATCAAACCACTCATTGATCTAATTCGTCAAGGAATCATCCAGGGGTCAGAACGTGAGAAAGCGATTCGAACGATTGCTGCCATGGGTGATGCGCAGGCTCTTGGACTGCTCCTGAATCTCACTACGGACGAGGTAAAACTTTTGCCTGCGATTGCGGACGGCGCAGCGACTAACCAGGAAGTCCCCGAGGATACCGCGCTCATCGTTGATTTGCTCGAACACGAACATGCGCAAATTCGCGAAGCCGCGATCCGACTTTCGGGTCACTGGATCATTGATGCCGCCAAAACTCGGCTGCTACGCATTCTCAGCGATGCTGACTTCTCATCAACGGACCGTTTTTTGGCGGCTGATGCGCTCGCTCGACTTGGCGAGTTCGCGACGCTAGAACAACTGGCGGTGGGAGACAAGTCGTTACCGATTCGTACAGCTGCAATCTGCGCCTGGGCGGGAATCGATCCGGCGAAATCGGCACCTGCAGCGGTTGCGTTACTTACAAATCTCGACTCGCCACAACTCGCGACTCTCGTCTATGAAGCGTTCGCCGCTCGTAAGGAAGGCCCCGAGATACTCGCCGATGCGATTTCCGGCAAGCAGCTCTCCGTCGAGATTGCGATGGAAGGGATCCGCGTCGCACAAGCCTCGGGACGTAATCTAAACACCTTGATCAACGCGCTCACGATCGCAGGTTCTCTGGAGCCCGTATCCAACGCCTTGACTGCCGATCAACGGCGCGGCTTACTCGCCCAAGTCATCACCATCGGCAACCCCACGCGCGGGAAAGCAATTTTTGAGCGCAAAAAAATGCAGTGTGTTACGTGTCACGCGATCGACAACGTCGGTGGCAAAGTCGGTCCCGACCTGACCTCCATTGGTGGCGCCATGCCCGCCGAAGCACTACTCGAGTCGCTGCTCAACCCAAGCAGTTCAATTAAGCAAGGTTATGAGACGGTGATTGTGACGCGGAACAGTGGTTCAATCGTCAGTGGCACCATGCAACGAACAACAGGTGACGCCATACTGATCCGAGATCAAGTCGGCAAGGTGATTTCTATTCCAAACGACGACATCGAGAGCGTCGATACCAGCCCCATCTCGCTGATGCCCCAAGGATTGACGTCGACGCTGCGGCGCGACGAACTGGTCGACTTGCTAAGGTATTTGACCACACTTGGAAAAGCAGATCAGAAAATCAAATAG